In Deinococcus sp. KNUC1210, a single genomic region encodes these proteins:
- a CDS encoding lantibiotic dehydratase, which produces MQHPRPGHVLTALCLQHPAAAANDTARCWPGTPLELHVPGHPSVRRSRRVDVSRLQIRCRAGQTEVWCGERGQRLQLHLPTLTRADQLGPTARFLVQLALQGHQPPRWHWGNFSGRSVLPRITRGHCVLSAARWRFPDAWRTAGDLSDQQLQRWIETVQLPDLVQIGRSDRQLTLDLGHAVHRDLLRAEWRSGASSLREALATPAQAWFEGHDGQRHLFEGVWTVRRA; this is translated from the coding sequence GTGCAGCACCCGAGACCCGGGCACGTTCTGACGGCGCTGTGCCTTCAGCATCCTGCCGCCGCCGCCAACGACACGGCTCGCTGCTGGCCGGGCACGCCGCTTGAACTGCACGTCCCAGGTCATCCGTCGGTCCGCCGCTCCCGCAGGGTTGACGTGTCCCGGCTTCAGATTCGCTGCCGGGCAGGGCAGACCGAGGTGTGGTGCGGCGAACGCGGGCAGCGTCTGCAACTGCATCTGCCCACACTCACACGGGCAGACCAGCTGGGGCCAACCGCCAGATTTCTCGTCCAGCTCGCCCTTCAGGGGCATCAGCCACCTCGCTGGCACTGGGGGAACTTTTCAGGACGGTCTGTCCTTCCCAGAATCACGCGGGGCCACTGCGTGCTCAGCGCGGCCAGATGGCGCTTTCCGGATGCCTGGCGTACGGCGGGCGACCTGAGCGATCAGCAGTTGCAGCGCTGGATCGAAACGGTGCAGCTTCCCGACCTGGTCCAGATTGGGCGAAGTGACCGTCAGCTCACGCTGGATCTTGGGCACGCGGTCCACCGCGACCTGCTGCGGGCCGAATGGCGAAGCGGGGCCAGCAGTCTGCGGGAAGCGCTCGCCACACCCGCTCAGGCCTGGTTCGAGGGGCACGACGGTCAGCGGCACCTCTTTGAAGGCGTCTGGACGGTGCGCCGTGCCTGA
- a CDS encoding bifunctional diguanylate cyclase/phosphodiesterase has translation MPPPAIELPFLVQLVSPFLVAVGFPEARIGSRADITDPAPMDLGLFGVPEVYVSGLQDAPLSVLKALGQLVATYLSWRDLQRDRDRLRDVYDRTFQFQGTVLPDGTLVDANETLLAFAGTRRANVLGRPVWDAPWWDGTAENIASVHAALRQAGSGTFFRQNLLMIGENSARARVDFSLTPILDEHGTIEMIALEGRDITEHLRTLTDVEVARAALETILENVQDGIVACDASGRLTVFNRTAREWHGEGPRDAQPTAWSQEYQLYDADGISLLPDERIPLFRALQGETVKNQEMVIRSDQSSARTVLASGGPLYSASGQPLGAVVAMHDVSERKLTEQRLRHDALHDRLTGLPNRAVLYSLLENCIERFGRDSSQAYALLFLDLDNFKNVNDAYGHVVGDRLLLEVSSRLNGAVRQTDTVARLGGDEFAVLLDNPCDAAKVMRIVARINEQMSTPFNLSGRDVYVTTSIGAVLADSKYSNVEEPLRDADIAMYQAKRAGKNGGQLFDRSMHESVLHRLNVERDLRAALVNGELVLHYQPVLRLADGCCMGFEALVRWQHPVRGLIGPLDFIGAAEESGLIAPLGLWVLREGSRQLRLWREHRELAHLSLAVNISGQQLRRNSPDQRLADFDFPPGLELEVTESALLDTPEAAETLDALARLGVPLSLDDFGTGFASLAAVQHSPITTLKLDRSFIAPLPSGVRQRAIVASIMTLATHLKLRVIAEGLETREQVEAVTEMGCLYGQGYLYSRPVPAAGALAYALAHAPGADEAADLSVRR, from the coding sequence ATGCCTCCGCCCGCAATCGAGCTTCCTTTCCTGGTTCAGCTGGTGTCGCCGTTTCTGGTTGCCGTCGGCTTTCCTGAGGCCAGGATAGGCAGTCGCGCCGACATCACTGACCCGGCTCCTATGGATCTCGGACTGTTCGGAGTTCCGGAGGTGTACGTCAGCGGCCTTCAGGATGCGCCCCTGAGTGTGCTGAAAGCGCTCGGTCAGCTTGTCGCCACTTATCTCAGCTGGCGCGACCTTCAGCGCGACCGCGACCGTCTGCGCGACGTGTACGACCGGACGTTTCAGTTTCAGGGCACGGTGCTGCCAGACGGAACGCTGGTAGACGCCAACGAGACGCTGCTGGCCTTTGCCGGAACCCGGCGGGCCAACGTGCTGGGTCGCCCCGTCTGGGACGCGCCGTGGTGGGACGGCACGGCAGAGAATATCGCGTCTGTTCATGCGGCGCTGCGACAGGCCGGTTCCGGCACGTTTTTTCGGCAGAACCTCCTGATGATCGGAGAGAACTCGGCTCGGGCCCGCGTCGATTTCAGTCTGACACCGATTCTGGATGAACACGGCACCATCGAGATGATCGCCCTGGAGGGCCGCGATATCACCGAGCACCTCCGCACCCTGACCGATGTGGAAGTGGCCCGCGCTGCCCTGGAAACGATTCTGGAGAACGTGCAGGACGGCATCGTCGCCTGCGACGCCAGCGGGCGGCTGACGGTCTTCAACAGAACGGCCCGTGAGTGGCACGGCGAGGGGCCGCGTGATGCACAGCCCACGGCCTGGAGTCAGGAATATCAGCTGTATGACGCAGACGGCATCTCCCTGCTGCCCGATGAGCGCATTCCGCTGTTCCGTGCGCTTCAGGGCGAAACCGTCAAGAATCAGGAGATGGTTATTCGGTCCGATCAGTCTTCTGCCCGGACCGTTCTGGCCTCAGGGGGGCCGCTGTATTCCGCCTCCGGTCAGCCGCTCGGTGCCGTGGTTGCCATGCACGACGTCAGTGAGCGCAAACTCACCGAGCAGCGTCTGCGGCACGACGCCCTGCACGACCGCCTTACGGGCCTGCCGAACAGGGCCGTTCTTTACAGCCTGCTGGAGAACTGTATCGAACGGTTCGGGCGCGATTCCAGTCAGGCGTATGCCCTGCTTTTTCTGGACCTCGACAACTTCAAGAACGTCAACGACGCCTACGGTCATGTGGTTGGGGATCGTCTGCTGCTCGAAGTCAGTTCCAGACTCAATGGTGCGGTTCGCCAGACCGATACGGTGGCCCGGCTCGGCGGAGACGAATTCGCTGTACTGCTCGACAACCCGTGTGACGCGGCAAAAGTGATGCGTATCGTGGCGCGGATCAACGAGCAGATGAGTACGCCGTTCAACCTCTCGGGGCGAGACGTCTACGTGACCACCTCGATTGGCGCAGTGCTCGCAGACAGCAAGTACAGCAACGTCGAGGAGCCTCTGAGAGACGCCGACATCGCCATGTATCAGGCGAAGCGTGCGGGCAAGAACGGGGGGCAGCTCTTCGACCGCAGCATGCACGAATCGGTGCTCCACCGCCTGAACGTCGAACGCGACCTCAGGGCGGCGCTGGTCAACGGTGAACTGGTGCTGCACTATCAGCCTGTCCTTCGTCTGGCAGACGGCTGCTGCATGGGGTTCGAGGCGCTGGTTCGCTGGCAGCATCCGGTGCGGGGCCTGATCGGACCGCTCGACTTCATCGGGGCAGCCGAAGAGTCGGGCCTGATCGCGCCGCTGGGCCTGTGGGTCCTGCGGGAAGGCTCACGGCAGCTGCGCCTGTGGCGAGAGCACCGCGAACTCGCGCACCTGAGTCTGGCGGTGAACATCAGCGGCCAGCAGCTACGCCGGAACTCTCCAGATCAGCGCCTCGCCGATTTCGACTTCCCGCCAGGGCTGGAACTGGAGGTCACGGAAAGTGCGCTGCTCGACACGCCAGAGGCCGCCGAGACGCTGGACGCGCTGGCCCGCCTGGGTGTTCCACTGTCGCTGGACGATTTCGGAACCGGGTTCGCGTCGCTCGCCGCCGTGCAGCATTCCCCCATCACGACCCTGAAACTCGACCGCAGCTTTATCGCGCCGCTCCCTTCGGGCGTCCGTCAGCGGGCCATCGTCGCCAGTATCATGACGCTGGCGACCCACCTGAAGCTGCGGGTCATCGCGGAAGGGCTGGAAACCCGGGAGCAGGTCGAGGCCGTGACCGAGATGGGGTGTCTGTACGGTCAGGGCTACCTGTACTCGCGCCCGGTTCCGGCTGCCGGCGCACTGGCCTACGCTCTGGCGCACGCTCCCGGCGCCGATGAAGCCGCCGATCTGTCGGTCCGGCGCTGA
- a CDS encoding thiopeptide-type bacteriocin biosynthesis protein, which translates to MPDRALWLALHLRWPPPRPSHRAQVTVIRTALDHLAPDIRHWHHLWHADGGLHLRLRLCCRTASGLERAWELLQPAAPQIERTTYRPDLWKFGGPGWMPLFERLFHCSSERAFGVLAGERHPALCSAVLDVAQLFFGLCTSPQERTDGVHALTTYGTARLLPRTQEAQRTVTALANAVQRQGGDVLALPSGLCAALARMPAPDRLGATLQVIHLHTNRLGLSLDEEALVYLAATRLDGQPAHNPHFGRL; encoded by the coding sequence GTGCCTGACCGTGCCCTTTGGCTGGCGCTGCACCTGCGCTGGCCGCCGCCCCGACCCAGCCACCGGGCGCAGGTGACCGTGATCCGCACCGCGCTCGACCATCTTGCACCAGACATCCGGCACTGGCACCATCTGTGGCACGCAGACGGCGGGCTGCATCTGCGCCTGCGCCTGTGCTGCCGCACCGCCTCCGGGCTGGAGCGGGCGTGGGAGCTGTTGCAGCCCGCCGCACCGCAGATCGAGCGAACGACGTACCGACCCGATCTCTGGAAATTTGGCGGGCCGGGCTGGATGCCGCTGTTCGAACGTCTGTTTCACTGCAGCAGCGAGCGGGCATTCGGCGTGCTCGCAGGCGAGCGGCATCCGGCACTGTGCAGCGCGGTGCTGGACGTGGCGCAGCTGTTCTTCGGCCTGTGTACCAGCCCTCAGGAACGCACAGACGGCGTCCACGCGCTGACGACCTACGGAACAGCCCGCCTGCTGCCCCGGACCCAGGAAGCCCAGCGCACCGTCACCGCCCTTGCGAACGCAGTTCAGAGGCAGGGTGGCGACGTGCTGGCACTGCCATCCGGCCTGTGTGCCGCGCTAGCGCGAATGCCCGCTCCCGACCGCCTGGGGGCGACCCTGCAGGTGATTCATCTGCATACCAATCGCCTGGGCCTCAGCCTCGACGAGGAAGCCCTGGTGTATCTCGCTGCGACCCGACTGGACGGACAACCCGCCCACAACCCTCACTTTGGGAGGCTGTAG
- a CDS encoding lantibiotic dehydratase yields MALKLLRPPSLGPPGAPLPPLTVDSDFLYRIPLAPAQVFTALRGAQTLSDTEEVLSGWPLADQALLVASPTLERERRRGTLRPKAERQMQRSLHRYLIRASTRSLPFGLFAATGSASCAAATPPGIRPALDVSISALSGAVQQARSVVEAALPPDLRCCLNPTAQWKNGTLSWQALTDPAERCCPCSPALHGVLQACREPVELARLLEQLNPPLIRALLSTDVLLSEFQPLLTVSPEHEARLARFSQQVLGSDVTQAALRQAYSQADSVQQLDLLRSVLTPAAVPDGTVQRTLALDAILTGCVAVPSDVRTTVLEGVLALRGSPVPPHLNAALNDFQNAWSDRFGTDFGPFGTALALWQQTEERAASPERRPHADPVDARWTTLLDELDEPSAHSLCLTDDLLTSLPNTPHGWPDEFDVLGWLLAADLGALGRGEYRVALLGEARQQRARQVHASGPVIRVYRVRCSTRDPGTF; encoded by the coding sequence GTGGCGCTCAAGCTCCTCCGTCCGCCTTCTCTCGGCCCGCCGGGCGCCCCGCTGCCGCCGCTGACGGTCGATTCGGACTTTCTGTACCGCATTCCGCTGGCGCCAGCGCAGGTGTTCACGGCGCTGCGCGGTGCCCAGACGCTTTCCGATACCGAGGAGGTACTGAGCGGCTGGCCACTGGCCGATCAGGCGCTGCTGGTCGCGTCGCCCACCCTGGAGCGCGAACGTCGGCGCGGCACGCTCAGACCCAAGGCCGAACGCCAGATGCAGCGCAGCCTGCACCGCTATCTGATCCGGGCAAGCACGCGCAGCCTTCCGTTCGGCCTGTTTGCCGCCACCGGGAGCGCGAGCTGTGCAGCAGCGACACCTCCGGGCATCCGGCCCGCCCTGGACGTGTCGATCAGTGCGCTGTCGGGCGCGGTTCAGCAGGCACGCTCGGTCGTCGAAGCCGCGCTGCCGCCCGATCTGCGCTGCTGCCTCAATCCCACCGCACAGTGGAAGAACGGAACGCTGTCCTGGCAGGCCCTGACCGATCCTGCCGAACGCTGCTGCCCGTGCTCGCCTGCACTGCACGGCGTGTTGCAGGCATGCCGCGAACCGGTCGAGCTGGCCAGACTGCTGGAGCAACTGAATCCCCCGCTGATCCGGGCGCTGTTGAGCACCGATGTCCTTCTCAGCGAGTTTCAACCGCTGCTCACGGTCAGCCCTGAGCACGAGGCCCGGCTGGCACGCTTCTCACAGCAGGTCCTCGGCTCGGACGTGACCCAGGCCGCGCTTCGGCAGGCATATTCGCAGGCAGACAGCGTGCAGCAACTCGACCTGCTGCGCTCGGTGCTCACTCCTGCTGCCGTGCCCGACGGAACGGTGCAGCGGACGCTGGCACTCGACGCCATCCTGACCGGCTGCGTCGCCGTACCGTCCGACGTGAGGACCACGGTGCTGGAAGGAGTCCTGGCCCTGCGTGGAAGCCCGGTGCCTCCACACCTGAACGCAGCACTGAACGACTTTCAGAACGCCTGGAGTGACCGCTTCGGAACAGACTTCGGGCCTTTCGGCACCGCCCTGGCGCTGTGGCAACAGACAGAAGAGCGGGCCGCATCTCCGGAGCGGCGGCCTCACGCTGACCCTGTTGACGCCCGCTGGACCACGCTGCTGGACGAACTGGACGAACCCTCAGCTCACTCCCTGTGCCTGACCGACGACCTGCTGACCAGCCTGCCGAACACTCCACACGGCTGGCCAGACGAGTTCGATGTGCTGGGCTGGCTGCTGGCCGCCGATCTGGGGGCGCTCGGGCGGGGAGAATACCGTGTGGCGCTGCTGGGGGAAGCACGCCAGCAGCGGGCCAGACAGGTGCACGCATCCGGGCCAGTCATCCGGGTCTACCGGGTCCGGTGCAGCACCCGAGACCCGGGCACGTTCTGA
- a CDS encoding MsnO8 family LLM class oxidoreductase — protein sequence MTVQLSILDPVPMVAGQRPDQALQAAVRLAQCADRLGYHRIWYAEHHLQAAAACPAPAVLVASVAAQTQRIRVGSGGVVLRHHAPWHVAETFSMLGSLYPGRIDLGVASGHGASEEVAARLGGGPIEGRLDALQDALQTLGTQVDAWVLGSSARSAQTAARLGWYYGSGNVVGDAAPLTQYRRDFSAVRHARPAVSLAVAVVCAENMPRALQLAASHRAYFSSQGTAPHGAPVPSPEHVLPLSGNALDLYPRLVVGDPATVRAALTALARRYDVDELLLLSVLHSAQDRLDSYALIADAMLNVSVPPARISAQPGGYL from the coding sequence ATGACAGTGCAGCTCAGCATTCTGGATCCAGTTCCGATGGTGGCCGGGCAGCGCCCCGACCAGGCTCTTCAGGCTGCCGTTCGCCTTGCACAGTGCGCCGACCGGCTCGGTTATCACCGGATCTGGTACGCCGAGCATCATCTTCAGGCGGCGGCAGCGTGTCCGGCTCCAGCCGTCCTGGTCGCCAGCGTCGCCGCTCAGACACAGCGCATCCGGGTCGGCTCCGGCGGAGTGGTGCTGCGCCACCATGCGCCCTGGCATGTGGCCGAGACCTTCTCGATGCTCGGTTCGCTGTATCCGGGGCGTATCGATCTGGGTGTCGCCAGCGGACACGGCGCGTCTGAGGAGGTGGCGGCCCGGCTGGGGGGTGGCCCCATCGAAGGCCGCCTGGACGCGCTTCAGGATGCGCTTCAGACGCTCGGCACTCAGGTCGATGCCTGGGTGCTGGGCAGCAGTGCTCGCAGCGCCCAGACGGCTGCCCGGCTGGGCTGGTATTACGGCTCGGGCAATGTCGTCGGAGACGCTGCTCCGCTGACGCAGTATCGGCGCGACTTCAGTGCGGTTCGTCATGCCCGGCCAGCCGTCTCGCTGGCAGTGGCGGTGGTCTGCGCCGAGAACATGCCGCGTGCACTCCAGCTCGCTGCCAGTCACCGGGCGTATTTCTCGTCTCAGGGCACCGCACCACACGGCGCACCTGTGCCGTCTCCAGAGCATGTCCTCCCCCTGAGCGGCAACGCTCTGGACCTGTATCCCCGGCTGGTGGTGGGCGATCCGGCGACGGTACGGGCGGCGCTGACGGCCCTCGCACGGCGCTACGACGTCGACGAACTGCTGCTGCTGAGCGTGCTGCACAGCGCACAGGACCGACTCGACTCGTATGCCCTGATCGCCGACGCCATGCTGAATGTCTCGGTGCCACCGGCACGCATTTCCGCTCAACCAGGAGGCTACCTATGA
- a CDS encoding sensor domain-containing diguanylate cyclase, which yields MYLLDSERRFTYVNAFALRSWNVSAHEVLGKRLEDGLPVRPPQDVIELYQRAIDLQERCEFETFGRRHRGWVGVVLYPHAGGVIVHVRRLLWNAQASDAAERDALTGCFTRLSFVQMQQNVALPVVLALIDLNRLKAVNTLWGHSGGDQYIRQVARSVLQYLPRKP from the coding sequence ATGTATCTTCTCGATTCCGAGCGGCGGTTTACCTATGTCAATGCCTTTGCCCTCCGTAGCTGGAACGTTTCGGCGCACGAGGTGCTGGGCAAACGGCTCGAAGACGGGCTGCCTGTTCGTCCGCCGCAGGACGTGATCGAACTGTATCAGCGGGCTATCGATCTGCAGGAACGCTGCGAGTTTGAAACCTTCGGACGTCGTCACCGGGGCTGGGTGGGCGTCGTACTGTATCCGCATGCAGGCGGGGTCATCGTTCATGTGCGCCGTCTGCTGTGGAATGCTCAGGCGAGCGACGCGGCTGAACGCGACGCCCTGACCGGCTGCTTTACCCGGCTGTCCTTCGTGCAGATGCAGCAGAATGTGGCGCTGCCGGTGGTGCTCGCCCTGATCGACCTCAACCGTCTGAAGGCGGTCAACACTCTCTGGGGGCACAGCGGCGGCGATCAGTACATCCGGCAGGTGGCGCGGTCTGTGCTGCAGTATCTGCCCCGGAAGCCCTGA
- a CDS encoding HD domain-containing phosphohydrolase, whose translation MARWGGDEFVVLVPGEDTDALARLLEEAGDHVPPPFPGVATFSVGMTVWQADTPFERAFAVADEALQNQKARLNDTLPGDWEALAFIEFSKHLATLHDPNDIIQHALDNLLHLLDFDLALCTAWEDGQEFHTHRASRFGNPGWDPTLNVREPISGLALQLKQTQQTVWSTDYASESGGIPSLVSLGVKSVVLTPVRTQGEITAVLSLCTINRWQTITPHMRKILELTALRLEHALELRRVVHEVRSTLEAGLLTLGLVLEARDLETHGHTGRTAQLATQIGLSLGLLPPALNHLQVGAFLHDLGKLVIPDAILHKPGSLTAEEWNVMQTHTTRGWELASRLPGLSAPTLEVIRHHHERWDGSGYPDGLANEDIPLEARIFAVCDVYDALISTRPYKDAWDPLEAMQEIQRQAGRHFDPQVVEAFLALFQRDS comes from the coding sequence ATGGCCCGCTGGGGCGGTGACGAATTCGTGGTGCTCGTGCCCGGCGAAGACACCGACGCGCTGGCACGTCTGCTGGAAGAAGCCGGAGACCATGTGCCGCCGCCTTTTCCGGGCGTGGCAACCTTCAGCGTCGGCATGACGGTGTGGCAGGCGGATACGCCGTTTGAACGGGCGTTTGCGGTGGCCGATGAGGCACTTCAGAATCAGAAGGCCCGCCTGAACGACACGCTGCCCGGCGACTGGGAAGCGCTGGCCTTCATCGAATTTTCCAAACATCTGGCGACGCTGCACGATCCCAACGACATCATCCAGCACGCACTCGACAATCTGCTGCATCTGCTCGACTTCGACCTTGCCCTCTGTACTGCCTGGGAAGACGGTCAGGAATTCCATACCCACCGGGCCAGCCGGTTCGGTAATCCGGGCTGGGACCCGACGCTGAATGTCCGGGAGCCGATCTCCGGGCTGGCACTGCAACTCAAGCAGACTCAGCAGACCGTCTGGAGCACCGACTATGCCTCGGAATCGGGAGGCATTCCGTCGCTGGTGAGTCTGGGCGTCAAAAGCGTCGTGCTGACGCCGGTTCGCACCCAGGGTGAGATCACGGCGGTGCTGAGTCTGTGCACCATCAACCGCTGGCAGACCATCACGCCGCACATGCGGAAGATTCTGGAGTTGACGGCGCTGCGGCTGGAACATGCGCTGGAACTTCGGCGCGTGGTGCATGAAGTTCGCAGCACCCTCGAAGCGGGTCTGCTGACACTGGGGCTGGTGCTCGAAGCGCGTGACCTCGAAACCCACGGACACACCGGACGCACCGCCCAACTGGCGACCCAGATCGGTCTGTCGCTGGGTCTGTTGCCCCCGGCGCTGAACCATCTTCAGGTCGGGGCCTTTCTGCACGACCTCGGGAAACTGGTGATTCCGGACGCCATTCTGCACAAGCCCGGATCACTGACAGCCGAAGAATGGAATGTCATGCAGACGCATACCACCCGTGGCTGGGAACTGGCGTCGCGGCTGCCGGGGCTGTCTGCGCCCACGCTGGAGGTGATCCGGCATCATCACGAGCGCTGGGACGGCAGCGGCTATCCCGACGGACTCGCCAACGAAGACATTCCGCTGGAAGCGCGTATTTTTGCCGTCTGCGACGTGTACGACGCCCTGATCAGCACTCGCCCGTACAAAGATGCCTGGGACCCGCTGGAGGCCATGCAGGAAATTCAGCGGCAGGCGGGGCGGCACTTCGATCCCCAGGTGGTGGAAGCGTTCCTTGCGCTCTTCCAGCGAGACAGCTGA
- a CDS encoding radical SAM protein, with protein sequence MTASEAPLKRSRYTLQARQEDGVYLQNTFTGSGGLYPTRALDLLRRSQPDMTDPLAALLLKDGHLVPNDIDEIARATRHQMSAFFRDDVLHLILFSTEQCNFRCTYCYEKFKHGSMRPEVREGVKRLVSQRGPGLKLLSISWFGGEPLYAHEVVQELSEHFTAVSQEHGFKYMAHATTNGYYLTPELAPALIENGLRDFQITLDGPAAVHDRTRMLQGGGPTFETIWANLLFLKDSNLDFTCTLRINFSPDNYDDAPAFISTLGETFGYDPRFKLHAHPVGRWGGEQDEQLNVYGMDDGFDRALPLYEHAKSCGLGMLHANLNPFGSVCYAARGNSFAIRTSGQVVKCTVALDDERNHVGQLHADGTLMLDRENCYPGCRTMP encoded by the coding sequence ATGACCGCGTCCGAAGCACCGCTCAAGCGTTCCCGCTACACGCTTCAGGCCCGCCAGGAAGACGGCGTGTACCTGCAGAACACCTTCACGGGCAGCGGCGGTCTGTACCCGACGCGGGCGCTGGATCTGCTGCGCCGCAGTCAACCGGACATGACCGATCCGCTGGCGGCGCTGCTGCTGAAAGACGGACATCTGGTGCCAAATGACATCGACGAGATCGCCCGGGCGACCCGGCATCAGATGTCCGCCTTCTTCCGCGACGACGTGCTGCATCTGATCCTCTTTTCGACCGAACAGTGCAACTTCCGCTGCACCTACTGCTACGAGAAGTTCAAGCACGGCAGCATGCGCCCAGAGGTGCGGGAAGGCGTCAAGCGGCTGGTGAGTCAGCGGGGTCCGGGGCTGAAGCTGTTGTCGATCTCCTGGTTTGGTGGCGAACCGCTGTATGCCCACGAGGTCGTTCAGGAACTGTCGGAACACTTCACCGCCGTCAGCCAGGAACACGGCTTCAAGTACATGGCGCACGCCACCACCAACGGCTATTACCTGACGCCCGAGCTGGCACCCGCCCTGATCGAGAACGGGCTGCGCGACTTCCAGATCACGCTGGACGGCCCGGCAGCCGTCCATGACCGCACCCGGATGCTTCAGGGCGGCGGCCCGACCTTCGAGACCATCTGGGCCAACCTGCTGTTTCTGAAAGACTCGAACCTCGATTTCACCTGTACCCTGCGGATCAACTTCAGCCCCGACAACTACGACGATGCCCCCGCCTTCATCAGCACGCTCGGAGAAACCTTCGGGTACGATCCGCGCTTCAAGCTGCACGCCCATCCGGTCGGGCGCTGGGGCGGCGAACAGGACGAGCAGCTGAACGTCTACGGCATGGATGACGGGTTCGACCGCGCCCTGCCGCTGTATGAACACGCCAAGAGCTGCGGTCTGGGCATGTTGCATGCCAATCTCAACCCTTTCGGCAGCGTCTGTTACGCGGCCCGGGGAAACTCCTTCGCGATTCGCACGTCGGGGCAGGTGGTGAAGTGCACGGTGGCGCTGGACGACGAACGCAACCACGTCGGGCAGCTGCACGCCGACGGCACCCTGATGCTCGACCGAGAAAATTGTTACCCTGGGTGCAGGACAATGCCCTGA
- a CDS encoding pitrilysin family protein, translated as MELYTTGYLDNGLGFLIAPRPGAHLVHLAAYLDHGVKDEGAHENGISHLLEHVLFNPNNLAGPQGKQWEALARNGARMEAWTGKEHTRLGLSCLPRDLPKVMAFVADLLRNPKVTKQALEHERKIVLDEIHRKRNRPEFLWTLVEEALYAPPYGMSILGTPDIVSQLNLKQMRQRALDACLPERTRLVIAGRIDSSAVRMIEEHFEDWSGASATSEFTPVEIVPRLIGVPSQSERVTLYLSFPGPALGDPDRPATEVFTALLGGGLRSRVFQRLREERNLAYAAQGGSAHWRRSGYLFLALDLARQRVPEAYACLLELLGELQTNPPGELETDETRESFALRALQESEGPGLATKLAQHWLNDEVYFPTRAAQMYRRVRAADVQAAANYLNAQQMGMVGIGMSDTELANLLEVAL; from the coding sequence ATGGAACTCTACACGACCGGGTATCTGGACAACGGCCTCGGCTTCCTGATCGCCCCGCGCCCGGGTGCCCACCTCGTTCACCTCGCCGCGTACCTCGATCACGGCGTCAAGGACGAAGGAGCACACGAAAACGGCATCAGCCATCTGCTCGAACACGTGCTGTTCAACCCCAACAATCTGGCTGGCCCACAGGGCAAACAGTGGGAGGCGCTCGCCCGGAACGGTGCCCGGATGGAGGCCTGGACCGGCAAGGAACATACCCGGCTGGGGCTATCGTGCCTGCCCCGCGACCTGCCCAAAGTGATGGCCTTCGTCGCCGATCTGCTGCGAAACCCCAAGGTGACGAAACAGGCGCTGGAACACGAGCGCAAAATCGTGCTGGACGAGATTCACCGCAAACGAAATCGGCCCGAGTTCCTCTGGACGCTGGTCGAGGAGGCGCTGTATGCCCCGCCCTACGGCATGTCGATTCTGGGCACGCCGGACATCGTGTCGCAGCTCAATCTCAAGCAGATGCGGCAGCGGGCGCTCGATGCCTGTCTGCCGGAACGCACGCGCCTCGTCATTGCTGGACGGATCGACAGTTCCGCCGTCCGGATGATCGAGGAGCACTTCGAGGACTGGTCTGGGGCCAGTGCAACGAGCGAGTTCACGCCGGTCGAGATCGTGCCCCGTCTGATCGGCGTGCCCAGCCAGAGCGAACGCGTGACGCTGTACCTGTCGTTTCCAGGCCCGGCGCTGGGAGATCCGGATCGCCCTGCCACCGAGGTCTTTACTGCGCTGCTGGGAGGTGGCCTGCGCTCACGGGTGTTTCAGCGCCTGCGGGAAGAGCGCAATCTGGCCTACGCCGCGCAGGGCGGCAGCGCTCACTGGCGGCGCAGCGGCTACCTCTTCCTGGCGCTCGATCTGGCCCGGCAGCGCGTTCCGGAAGCTTATGCCTGTCTGCTCGAACTGCTGGGCGAGTTACAGACGAATCCGCCGGGCGAGCTGGAAACCGACGAGACGCGGGAGAGCTTCGCGCTGCGGGCCCTGCAGGAATCCGAAGGCCCGGGTCTGGCGACCAAACTCGCCCAGCACTGGCTGAACGATGAGGTGTACTTTCCGACCCGCGCCGCACAGATGTACCGCCGGGTCCGGGCGGCAGATGTACAGGCTGCGGCCAACTATCTCAACGCACAACAGATGGGAATGGTCGGCATCGGCATGAGTGATACGGAACTCGCGAACCTGTTGGAGGTGGCCCTATGA